The stretch of DNA GCTAGAAGGAGTGGGCCAGCGTGGCGGTGGATGTCCGTGAGGCCTTGCTCCGCCGGCTCTGTCCCGCGAAGCCCCCGTCTGCGCCCGCCGccgcctcctccaccacctcctcccgcTTGCTGACACGGAAGCGGCTGACCAGCCTCACCGCCATCTTGTCCCACTCCTgggggagcagcagcagcaggaaacCCAGGCAGATGATCAGCACCGCAATCACACGCACCCCGTTGAAGATGATGTCGGTGGAGTAGGCGTCCGCAACTGGGCAtccagggaggggggagagagggatgggatggaggaggggggagggagggggaggtggaggagggagagggtgaggtagggagaggggggagggaggagggagggggggagggagggagggatggagagtgaggggaggagagaaaggtagaggagagagaagaggcaaTCTTAgttctctgggctgggtctccgcttaactttagagatacaacatggaaacaggcccttcagctcaccgtgtccgcgccgactagcgatccctgcagattaacaccatcctacacccaccagagacaatttttacatttaccaagccaattaacctacaaacctgtacgtctttggaatgtgggaggaaaccgaagatctcggagaaaacccacgcaggtcacggggagaacgtacaaactccatacagacagcgcccgtaatcgggatcgaagccgggtctctggcgctgcattcactgtaaggcagcaactcaagcgctgtgccaccgtgacatagaacatagaacagtacgacACAGGAACAGGGCCAtcggctcacaatgtccgtgTTGAACAATGTGCTGTTAAATTGATCTAATCTGCCTCTATACGATCCATATCCCCTTATTCCCTGCACCTCCGTGTGCCTATCAAAATGTctcgtaaatgccactatcgtatatgcctccaccacccctggcatcacattccagcccccaccccacactgTAGGTATGTTgctaagcctacctgaagcgtcgttgaaaatctgccccagcccgtgtgtgtgtgattttggcgctgttttgagggggcgggtttaaaacgcgatttttactaggctgttgcaatcgaaaatgttcagcctagtaaatcattaacgaaaaatcgctgaaagaccccgtcgcaaaaggtaatattagttttttgtataatagttatagtagtttaaaaatcactctctaaacccgcgacgtctcgcagccccagggttttataaagcaaacaattaaaggtatgtaccttatttttacattaaaaagggcttcttaagacccctatacaaagtttactatagtagctcattttgggctctttatatcccgcagtatttttctgggcatttgagggcactaatctaccgcaatgtgaacgttctaaaccagcacgttccacaggatcccactagaaagctgatttaaaatggactttaatttacagcaattgaacacaaattccttccatttggcctataaattaatgtaaatgagatttaaaaatcatgttttattgttaattatttgtgaatattatttggacacttaggctatataaaaatgttaatcatttattaagaaatggatagatgtttagatctagtaattgaagtttgaaattagctacaattgggtaactaactaattatatgctttaatttcaggtcatccaagtaaggttattttatatttgtttcagaatgcttcaatctacgataactgaaaatttcattcagttctcttaatttttaagaaggttatggccttttgacagcacgcgatcacagcttttttgttatgtccatagaaaatcaatagggaacaagatgctaaattccaagtatgaaaatgtccataactttttaaatacttgagatatgaaagtgaattaggtgtcaaattaaacttctttttatgctttatctgatgggataaattacagacttgagttttaaaatctcaaaattctgtaacattgctacacactgtgtaaaaaaacttgccccttacatctccgttaaacattccccctctccccttatgGCTCTGCCTTCgaatgttggatatttccacgcTGGGAATAAGGTTCTAACTATCTACCCTCTCTATACCTACCTCTCGTGcacctgttcctttcccctcctccctacACTCACCTTCCAGCTCTCCCCACTGCAGGGGAACCAggacaacaatgggccattgtggactccaTTCCTCCTGAGGCCACATGAGGGTCCGGCCCTGTTTTgctctggccttttcttgcctccagtcaccccctccccatcctcagtctgaagaagggttccaacctgaaatgtcacctattcctttactccagggatgatgcctgacccgctaagttgatgcagcattttgcatctatgtgAGGATCCTCGCACTGAGGTTCACAGCCCCaaaatgaggggtaggccatctgggagtgtgctgggaccagattTCAGCAATCAAAGGGCGACAAACACTTGGATATTCTTTGGGTTGTGTTATCTAGGAAggcaacaggatctagatcatcTGGGAATGCGGACAaacaaatggcagatggaatctaTCTTGGACAAGCCCAAGTTGTTACATTTCGCTAAGTGAACCAGGGTTGGACCAGAGAACGGCAGAGCACTGGAGAGATCTAACGGTACGTACggtacattgttccctgaaagtggcaaaacaGGTACCCAGGGTGGTGAGAAAGGTCTAcgccatgcttgccttcatcagccagggagGGCAGTGTGCACTCATGTTAGGATGCCGAGTTTTAGGCTttcgggatacagcgcggaaacaggccttcggccgaccgagtctgcaccgaccagccagcgattgccccgtacactagcactatcctacacaccaaggacaatttgcaatattaccaaatccaattaacctacaaacttgcacatctttgaaatgtgggagaaaaccagagcacccggggaaaacccacacagtcacaaagagaacatacaatctcaagtttgtaggctttggtaaaaatcgtaaaattgtccctagtgtgtaggatagcattagtgtacagggatcattggtcggtgtggacttgttgggccgaaagggcctgtttccacactgtgtctcgaaACTCTACAGGTGATCAGGTCAATGCCCAGGATGGCAGCATGCCCACAATGCAGGTCATGAACATTCCCAAATGTAACCACTTGCCCATGGAGCATAAACCTCCAGCTGACACCCTCCTCCCTAAACCCTCTCCCTCCGATACTCTGCTTACTTTGGCCACTTTATCCGTCACCTCAGTATCACATTGTGTTCACTACAGCAGCAGCGAGACGCTAGGAGATGTTCCACTTCGCTAATAATAAAGCAATGCTGTGTTGTAAAGTGGCATTGATGGAGTATGTGTGAAATCTATCCGCCACATTACTCTATTGAGCAATCAATTCTAAATTCTCAGACTGGAGAGTTTGTACTCCGCACGCTCAGATTATCATCTCTATTTCCACAAAAAAAAATGTGTGTCAGTTTTACTGCTTTACTGCAACATTTTCTCAAAGTAAAGAATATccgtgtcctccagggatgctgcctgacccactgagttactccagcactctgggtttCACTCTGTGCATTGGCAGAAGTAACACAGCTGCGACACCTTGTGGCATTTTGTGGTGTTGCAGCCCAggggtttgaagaaaggtcccgacccataacatcacatagaaacataggtgcaggagtaggccattcggcccttcgagcctgcaccgccattcaatatgatcatggctgatcatccaactcagtatcccgtacctgcattctctccataccccctgatccctttagccacaagggccacatctaactccctcttaaatatagccaatgaactggcctcaactaccttctgtggcagagagttccagagattcaccactctctgtgtgaaaaatgtttttcttatctcggtcctgaaggatttcccctttatccttaagctgtgaccccttgtcctgggtcacctatccatgttcaccagtggatgctgcctgcccgctgaggtgttccagcactttgtgtccattcggGTTTACGAGGCCAATTGGCAGGCTGGGCCCAGGACTGGGCCGAGGATTGTTGGCTTTCTTCCCTCAGAGGTTTCTCCATAGCCAAGCTGCAGGGAGCtgatctcaaactgtggcccttcTGCCGTCCAGGAAGTGTACCAAGGGCCAACACCTGGTGCTCCCAGCTGCCACTGGCCCCAACCCAGAACCCACCCCAGGGGCACAGAACCACACGTCGCTAGCAGCCGGCGGAGGGGGCAGAGACCTGTGGGCTGCAGTGAAACTACACATTACAGTGCTAGATTTGAACGAGCATTAAACAGCTCCCGTTACTTCTAACTGCTCCAGAATCACAACCCCAGTATCTTGAGGTGAGCTAACAGACTACTGTGAATCACCTCTAGTGTCTAGGGTTGAGGGGGAGAATCTGGGAGAGTGGATCATGGGACTGTGGGAGGGGGAATAGGAAATGAGATCAATGTAGGATTAGTGGACATGGGATATGGAGTTGTCACTCTccatgggctgacgggcctgtttctgtgttgcatctcACTATGACGCCATGAACtcatagagatatacagcatggaaacaggcccttcagcccaatttgtccatgctgaccaagataccccaactaagctagtcctatttagctgtgtgtggggtggttggcGTGCAGTGGGCCTGGAGATGGCTATCGACAAGAGAAAGGTCTTCGAGGCCCACTGACAACTGGGGGGCATTGCTTCTGGTATTCTCTCAAGATCAAGCACCACCCCCAATGAAACAATGACAGATTTGTATGGCTTTGAAGGGCACAGTTGAAGAGCAACAAACTGATTTTCCTGGAAATTTCCAGTTATGGGACCTTAATCCTCCCTGGATTAACTGGAACCTTGCGCCTGCTCTGGGTGAGGCCACATCACTCCCTACCTCCACTCACAAGTAGAAGCCATTcaggcccctcaagcctgttctgccattcagtcagAGCATGGTCCACCTGTACCTTGTTCCAATGGGCAATACATGGGTCCTCAGCTCCCAGTAGCCATGGAGTcatatagtcttacagcatggaaacaggcccttcagcccaacttgtccctgctgaccaacatgcctcatctacactaatcccatttgcctttgTTTGATCCATATTTACAGTTTGGTCCAATATTTAcaggcccacagtttaagaataaggaggaagccatttagaacagagatgaggaaacactttttcactcagagagttgtgagtctgtggaattctctgcctcagaggcggtggaggtcggttctctggatactttcaagagagagctagatacggctcttaaagatagcggagtcaggggatatggagagaaggcaggaacggggtactgattggggatgatcagccatgatcacattgaatgacggtgctggctcgaagagccgaatggcctactcctgcctattatctattgtctatatccctctaaacttgtcataTACATAAAGGCCCATATGAGGTCCATATCCGCAGCGAACCATGGAAAATGCTTGAACACGTTCAGCTTttatgggaggggaggagagggagaggtttcCCGATGTCTCTATCTGCATCACAGTGAACAGCTTGACACTAAATCGATGATTCTGCTGCCCTAGTCTGGGTTCCTCTGCCAGTGAAAGCAACCCCTTCCCAtctaagagacacaaaaagctggagcaactcagcgggtcagtcagcatcgctggagaaaagcaataggtgaggtttcgggtcgagacccttctccacacCTCCCATCTAACTCAATGGATGCCTTCATCACCCTCATGTCCCGATTAGATCTTCTATAATGAAGGGACCTCAAACCTCGACAACACTCAGTCACCAAAGGCACACAGTCCTCACCAGATGCTGCAGAGGTGTGTGGGTGGTCGCAAGGGAACCTCTGCTGCTTtaatcacgctgcctcagaaaagcagccaacataatcaaagacttgtcctgcCCCAGTCATCCccacttctccctgctcccatctggcagaagagaCAGGAGCTTGAAAGAGCACATgagcaggctcaggaacagcttcttcccctctggctATTAAACTTCTGAGCCATCCTTCCATAAACCAGGCCAGGGTGCTGCTGATAGTTcagctctaccccattgtggacaatgGACTTTGCCTCTGGATCTGGTGCACTCCAACGCTgagatattctgcactctgtatcttcccctttgctctataattgtactgagtttggcttgattgtgaatatgtattgtattatctgatctgattggagagcatgcaaaacaaggcatttcacagtaccttgatacgtacacatgacaatagtgaACTTTTAAACCTAAAGCCATCTGCCACAATCCACAAGCTTTCAGTCAATATTACAATTGGAGCCCTCAGCCATGTCGCTGTTTCCCCTGATTCACAGAATATCCATCCCTGGTCTTGCCCTTGTTCTTTCTTTAAACTATCTGTCACAGTGTCACCCAGCCTGGACTGAGAGCATTCGCCCGATTTACTCTGTCACAATCCTACTTGCTGTTGAGCTGCTGCAGGTGAGTTTCCAGCAGAGCTCGGAATAACCCACAGCAGGGGCCAGGAGAAGGCTTGTGGGCCCCGTGGCCACCTGCTCTCTCGCTCACGGCCGCAGCTCTGGGGATGTCTGGGGTGAAAGACTCAAAAGAGAAACCTCCTTACCAGCATTCACGGGGACACTGAGGACCACTCCCACTGATATCAACGTCGGAGAGGTGACGGCAATCCCGAAATTCATCAGGATGGTGAACGCTGGAAAGATGGACACAGAAACCACGATGTTAGGAGGAAGGACTCCGTTCTGTgtaactgtaaagggcctgtcccaccagcatgcgactgcatgcggctagcgcgacctaacgtggtcgcttgagccgtacagcctcgcggggccggtcgcactggacgcatgcaatcgcatgcaggtgggacagccccttaactcatcCCCTTAAAGCTAATGAGGTATTGATGAGCAGAAAACATGTtcttaagtaataggagcagaattaggccattcggctcatcaagtctactctaccattcattcatggctgatctatctccccctcctcacccattctcctgccttctccccataacccctgacacccgtactaattaagaatctatttctgccttcaaaatatcctctTAATTCTTGGTATCTTCACATTCAATATTGCTATAGACAATATCCAGTAgactctctggaggacatggacccCACAACTCATCCACTCTCATCCGATCAGTGCAGACCCACCACCCTGTCCCAGCTCAGACTCTCAATGGCCATTAGAATCATAAGGCATACGAGCAGAAATTCGGTCCATTGGGTCTCTTCACCATTCAAACATgaatgatctatttttccctctcaaccccctttctcctgccttctccctgtaatcttagacacccttactaatcaagaaactccaCTTTACAAATGCCCaataaattggcctccacagccgtctgtaataatgaattccactgattcactaccctctgactaaagaaattcctcctcatctccattctaaacgtatgtccttttattccaaggctgtgccctctggtcctacactctcccattactggaaacatcctctccatatccactctatctaggccttttattattccatacgtttcaatgagatccccccccctcatccttctaaactccagcgactaaaggcccagtgccatcacacactgctcatacattaacccactcatcctgggatcattctggtaaacctcatctggatcctctccaacgccAGTGCATCTCTCCTCAGATATGGCCAGTGGTGACTCTGGGGCGGGGCGGGAGACGACTTACAGAGCAGCAGGATGGCTATCCCACACAGCTTCTCCCAGGGGATGAGGCTGAAGGATGTCCAGTGCTCGATGCCGGTGAAGTAGAGGGCCGTAGGCACGCAGATGATGAAGGTGACGTTGAAGAGGCCGAGCACAGTCAGGAATAAGGCGGCTTCACCGTACTTGGCACTGCCCAGCAGCATCTtaaacaggacctgcaggtaagggACAGACGTGTTTATACGGGGCTTCATGAGCTCGCCGGATGTCCCAGGGCATTTCCCAGCCCCCCCCCAAGCAGTGTCAGAGTTGTTAcattttttagtttggtttagagatacagcgtagaaacaggcccttcgacccatcgagtccacactgaccaacgattacCTGAACACTAATTCTATCTTATACACTGGGgacaggaagcgagcaggcaagatcatctctgacccctctcaccctggccacaaactctttgaatcacttccctctggaaggcgactccggattgtcaaagctgtcacagccagacataaaaacagtttttatccacgactagttactctactcaacagccaaaaatctgtagcctccctttgatctggtattttgttggttcacatgcttgatcagtggtgttttatcattaatgttttattattattaatgtttagtgttttctgagtcattcgtaagtgtcactgtatgtcatgttgttacttgtgggcggagcaccaaggcaaattccttgtatgtgaatacttggccaataaacttacttacttacaattaTGTCCCAAAACACTAGCGACAATTAGTGCAAaacatacatggctaataaagtaatgattatgattatgagccTATACACTATGGAAAATTAGTGTATCCTATATGCTCAGACCATTTGTGTATCctatacactatggacaattaGTGTATCctatacactatggacaattaGTGTATCCTATATACTCAGACCATTCGCGTATCCTATACActatgaccaattaacctacaaacctgctcagtATCCCTAATTGGAGATAAAAGTAAAAATCGTGCACACAGGGTCCCCGTTGACCCAACCTGctcgcagcccagcccagcccgcccCCGAAGCCACTGCCCAGCAGCACCCTACGGAGGGTAAACTGGGCACTGCTGTGGGCGGGCTGGCCCCGGAGCTCTCACCTTGTAGAGAGCGGACATGGATGCCGAGGCCACCACCAGGGCGATGCCGATTACCGAGTGGCTGTGGAAGCCGTCGGCGTAGGTGATCATCACGATGCCGGCAATGGCGAAGATGGCAGCCACGATCTGCCGCGGGAAAGAGAAGAgatgtcataaggtcatcagtgataggagcagaattaggcctttcggcccatcaagtctactccaccattcaatcatggcggatctctctctccttcacatccccattctccagtcttctccccataacccctgagactCGTACTAATTAAtagtctatcaatctctgccttaaaaatatccactgacttggcgatCAAGGTGCAGCTCCTCCCGGGCCTACCGCAGGGCCCTGCTCCTGGGAGCCATGGTAACGGACCGCCTGCCAGAGCGAAATGCCCGGCCCTGGAGcggctgctgggcttgtatactctggaatttaggatgagaggggatcaaattgaaacatataagattattaagggattggacatgctagaggcaggaaacatgttcccaatgttgggggaatccagaaccaggggtcacagtttaagaatcaggggtgggccatttagaaaggagacgaggaaaaacattttcacccagagagttgtgaatctgtggaattctctgcctcagaaggcagtggaggccaattctctgaatgccttcaagagagtgttagatcaagctcttaaagataacggagtcaggggatatggggagaaggcaggaaaggggtactgattgtggatgatcagccgtgatcacattgaatggtggtgctggctcgaagggccaattggcctactcctgcacctattgtctattgtctattatacttAAACAACAGCCCATCCCAACCAAAGGCAGCCTGGAGTTAAACCACGACTGTTCACTCTTTACCCCTTAGACTttggtgatacagcacagaaacaggcccttcagcccacccagtctgcgccgaccagcgatcacccctacactagaactatcctacacgctagggacaatttacaattctcaccaaagccaattaacctacaaacctgtacgtctttggagtgtgggaggaaacaagaacacccggagaaaacccacccagtcacagggagaacgtacaaaccatacagacagcacccgtagtcaggatcgaaccaggatctctggtgctgtaagcagcaactctaccctgcgTTGACATGCTACCCAGgccgtttcaggccaaaacctgacttcaaactgattgtagtcggggtgagagagaaaggggggagagagaaaggtggaaaagggaggtgggagcaggacgaagcagcaactaccgctgcgccaccgttgctCCCCGGGTGTGACCAGGAGCCGTGACTTACCCTCACACCCATGAACTTGTCCCGTAGAACTATCCAGGAGAGCAGAAAGACAAAGGCCTTGTTGCAGCAGAAGAGAGCAGAGGCATCGGTGGCACTAATCTTCTTCAGGGCCAACAGGTACAGGTAGTTGGTTAAGGTCCACAGGACGCAGAAGGGGGCCGTTCGGGTAAAGAATATCTTGATTGTTAATCCGTCGTCTCCGTAAAGCCTGCAGCATTCCCTGGCaatgaggaagaggaggagaggggtcaaAGGTCACAGAAACATGGAACGCCACAGCCTCTGCAGCCAAACGAGAGAAAATCCCAAAGAGTTGCCCGTCTCGACTCTGCTCGGAATCTGCTGGTCAATGGCACAAAGTGACTGCTGGGACAGTGGGGGGTTGACTGTATCCTGGGT from Leucoraja erinacea ecotype New England chromosome 5, Leri_hhj_1, whole genome shotgun sequence encodes:
- the slc35f3b gene encoding putative thiamine transporter SLC35F3 — encoded protein: MKKHSARVAPLTACNSPVLTLTKVKGDERPEEGSGAGAGAGSVRTETESRQEAAAGEGGEGGEGGGGRRWWRAGPRCCGRRRLSVERLKEALWGSAVVLSVCSSWAGTSQLAKVTFRTFDAPFAITWFAATWNLLFFPLYYLGYAWSSDEKQNPLQQFRECCRLYGDDGLTIKIFFTRTAPFCVLWTLTNYLYLLALKKISATDASALFCCNKAFVFLLSWIVLRDKFMGVRIVAAIFAIAGIVMITYADGFHSHSVIGIALVVASASMSALYKVLFKMLLGSAKYGEAALFLTVLGLFNVTFIICVPTALYFTGIEHWTSFSLIPWEKLCGIAILLLSFTILMNFGIAVTSPTLISVGVVLSVPVNAVADAYSTDIIFNGVRVIAVLIICLGFLLLLLPQEWDKMAVRLVSRFRVSKREEVVEEAAAGADGGFAGQSRRSKASRTSTATLAHSF